CTCTACTTTTTGAAGCATTGCAACAACTTTGTCTGGGTCAATTCTACCTTCAATTGATATAAAACCTGTTTCTCGATTAATAGACTTGACGGTCAaatctagcaaaaaaaaaaaaaaaaaatataaatcaggccattaatttctcttttatacgattaaaaagaaggataaatgtaaatgataaaaataggaagatggaattgttttttttttaaaaaaataaataaataaaacctctGCTACTCCTCAATGTTTCTTCAATTCCTGACCAGTTTGCAGACTCAGCTAGCACTAGTAGAGTCACCTACAAGCAAACAACAAACATTAATGAGAAAACATGAATTTTCTGAACGAAAGATGAACAATAGAACATGTATTTACCTTGGACTTGAATATTTTCGCATCCATTGGCAAATCCATTTTCACAAGAGAAGGAGAAATCTAGCTCTGATAACACAATTGCTTTGCTAAATGTAAGTAATTTTGTTTGGATCAATATCCTTATTTATAAGGGGGTAAGTTATAATAACCCCCAAAAGTatgatgaaattacaaaaaccaATTAAGAGTTTAAAGATTTAAGATAACCTCCCTATTGTATCCAAATTAAATGCCCTAATTAATACTTATAAAAAGACATTAgccaaattaagaaatttaaaaaattagagaaattaagaACATCAAAAGAGAAACtaattaagaatattaatattatttaaaacgaTGCCCTATTTTCTAATatcctctctatttttttaaagttcataGTTTaactatcttatttatttagtaATTAAGGACATTCTGGGTATAAAGgagtttttataatatattttttaatgtaaaaaatttcataactcCTCgataattattgtaatttatctcTTATAAATTCTTACAAcctttataaatatttgaataaaattagtaTTTACATGAAGTCTTGAAATGATAGGAATGAATATAATTAGTATATATCACCATAAAGTCTTGAAGTAATTAGTAACACGTACTGAAATCTTTTATAGAAATAGTTTTGGATTCCCACAATCTATGCAAGATTGTCTAATTGAAAATGAGGCGAAAATGTGTTTAATACCTTTTGATTGGCAAATGCACACATATTATTACATAGGAATAATGAggataattattatatatcatggaattttaatatcattaacatattaactatttttattttattgtaaatcAATTTCATTAAAGAATTCTAATGGACTTTTATGGTGTTGATATATCATGGAATTTGAATATAaggagaataaaaataaagaggattAGTTTTGTAACTATGGAACTATGGAATGAAAATAGCGTCATCCAATAAAAATTACCATTCAAGAATATCAtaagaatttatgaaataaataaatttaagattattaaagagatcattatatatttgatgCGAAgacttttagatttttaaattaacaaaaagtaaAGCTTGTGGTTTTTTTTCACTGTACATGAAATCAAtgtttattttctcataaatcACTGTAAATTGGagcagtgatttttttttttaaaaattcaatttgatccttgaactttttttttgtacaatatCGATGACCAAAATCCCATTGGTAATTTACAACAAACTTTACCGATATAATAGTTTCTCATTATGTCCCTTGGTAAATTCATtggtaatatttaagttatgacCTAGCGAGCGACTCCCCCTCTCATTGGTAGATTCATTGGTAACAATCAGCTAAGTTTAAAGTAATATAGATCTGATAAATACACCAGACCCTAAGAACTTGAGTTTTATTGTCAGTCAAGCCTAAAATAACTTGagtctgacaaacatgtcagCCCCAAAATACTTTGGTTTGGCAATCAGCCAAGCTCAAGATGACGTGAGTCTGGCAAATAAGTCAGGCTTAAAGTACCTGAGTTTGACAATTAGCTAAGACTAAGGTAACATGAATCTAGCAAGCATGTTAGACCCAGAGCATTTGAATTCAACCATTACTAGGTTTTAATGTTATATGTTTGATCCTAGAAAATCcctaaattaaaagtattgtAGGCATGATAAACTGTCATGCCTCTCCATTTAGAACAATTATATAAGTCATTCATATCCGATGTAATGATTTCTCTATACTCATAGGTGTCCAAAAAATCTTTTAAGAGACTTACCTTATTTattatctcattaatgatatgtaagagatatttatcttcCATTAATGTCATCAAAAGCAAGGGACATTCCagtcttttccttttctgaaaACGACAAGGTTTAGGGGGTATAAATATCCCCTGAACTTTCCAGGTAAAAGTTTAGAacttttcatctcttaaaataaaacttatatagATTTCATACCATTAACCATcttaaaattcaagaacatctttgttatttgaatttaaggtccttttaaattatttattgtttttctcgTAAAGATACTGACTTTATCATCAGAGGGTTTTTAAGTCCccttaattgaaattatttttacagGTACTCAAGTTTCTACTATTAGTTTGAAGTTTCTTaatctaaaaagaagaaattcaatTATCTAAATATATTGATTAACATCTCAAATACTAAATATCCTACTATTTATATATCGTGGATTTTAGATCATCAATAATAAGAGTACcaccaaattaaaaatccagTGTGATATTGATACCTATTTGATAATGAAATAGTAGAATTCATTCTATACTTTAAGAATAGgcctccacacacacacacacacacatatatatatatataaacacatatGAAAATCGTATTGTATTAAGTCCTTTCAATTCCACTTCAGCTTCTGTTAAGGCTCTTCAATCGGTTAAGTTCCTTCATATTCCTAGAGAAACAAACTCAGTTGCAGATCAGCCAGCGAAAGACAGTTTGTGAAGGTATCCTGAATTCTTATCTTGGCTTTAATCTTCcatatcctttttttcttttgctaagaacggagattttttttgttttttttttccagccacCCACTTgctgattaagaaaaaaataccacATTGATATCTGAACTAGTGATTATAATGGAGTGTGCTCAAACAagctgatatatatatttaacgCCAAGAACTCAAACGCTGCTCagagtttaatatatatagtgCCAGAAGTAACCTTGTCAATAAGAGTTTCCCTTGGCATTGCTTATTTGTTAGCAATTACGAATAGCTAAGTAGCTAATTAAGTTATGGGACATCAGGACGCAGAGAAACATGATCATGAACAAGGAAAAACAATGGAAGAAATAGCTGGGTAGTTTAGGGGCCGGTGCATGGCCCTAGCTAGTCTGCAAGTATTGCTGGCTTCCTGCAATTCAACAACACATTATTTATCACAATCTGCTATCAACTACCTTTCTACCCTTGTTTGACTTGGATATTTTATCTACCAAAAGGCTAAGAAAACGATAAAAGCAAGGTAGTTAAATCTTTGGCATAAGACCATAAGAACTCATGtccataaaataaatcatacaaTAATAGTGATTAAGGAGATAATCAACACAACAATACCTCATACGCTCGACCAGCAAACCAACTTACAAAGGCAAATTGAAGTGCTCGTAATTAACAACGAATCCAACGTAGTCCAAACAAAACAGAactaaaaattaagaagaaattaaatatagattataaattaatagtgGATGCAAcgatttatttgtaatttccCTCTAAAACTCTCCACCGGGCAGGGGCTCATGAGTACTGTGGCTCATGAAGATAAGCTCGTAAACAATCCCGGCAAGCCCGCCTCCGATCAAAGGTCCAGCCCAGTAAACCCAGTGGTGGTACCAGTTCCAGCTCACCAAAGCCGGTCCAAAAGGCACGGCGGGGTTCAAAGCTGCTCCTTCAAATGCTCCACCAACCAAAATGTTAGCTCCAAGTACAAAGCCAATGGCTAGAGGTGCAATGACTCCCACGTCACCTTTCTTTGGATCAATGGCTGTTGCATATACGGTGTAAACTAGGGCAAAAGTCATTACAATCTCGAAGACAAATGCGTTCCATACAGTCACCCCAGGGGACAAAGTGAATACTGAGACTGTCTGCACAAGATTTTGTTTCCAATATtgttaactagaaaaatatgctgttaaattagtttatatttatgACATTTTTGGATCGTAAGGTTACTTTTCTTAGTTTTATATCTAGCTAGTAGCTACTCACCATATGATGAGTGGTATACTTAAGAAGCAAGCAAGCGACGGTGGAGCCAAGGAGTTGAGCAATCCAATACAGAATGCCACGGAGGAGTGAGATGTTGCCACCAATGAAGGCACCAAAGGTGACGGCCGGATTGACATGGCCTCCCGAGATGTTGGCACTGACAGCAACTCCCACAAATAGGCCAAA
The DNA window shown above is from Populus trichocarpa isolate Nisqually-1 chromosome 4, P.trichocarpa_v4.1, whole genome shotgun sequence and carries:
- the LOC18098249 gene encoding aquaporin TIP1-1, encoding MRNFIIIERITIGRVEDDFHSNAFKAALAEFISTLIFVFAGQGSTMAYNKLTSNAPTSPAGLIAVALAHAFGLFVGVAVSANISGGHVNPAVTFGAFIGGNISLLRGILYWIAQLLGSTVACLLLKYTTHHMTVSVFTLSPGVTVWNAFVFEIVMTFALVYTVYATAIDPKKGDVGVIAPLAIGFVLGANILVGGAFEGAALNPAVPFGPALVSWNWYHHWVYWAGPLIGGGLAGIVYELIFMSHSTHEPLPGGEF